A part of Sulfurifustis variabilis genomic DNA contains:
- a CDS encoding adenylyl-sulfate reductase: protein MFTSNPFAELSANIPVAVMQGYIILMVLLVIVGTILDMMHKKSAKYFFLNAEKEKKNAKRQVGVGEKAVIAASVLLNEVATSGEFCNPRRRLSHLLTMWGTIIFVATTAILIFGYPTPETPAPAILPQLWHIGALMLAVGGYWFWFFIRVDVSAEGLTWWRLERADLFILSLLATATFALLWSFTQYRGISGWSTLFLVLFALSGVVLFGGVYWSKFAHMFFKPAAAFQKRVTRADGSREDLPFDYDPRDPEVQRKFPDLAEYMGKNPPNMGPGIRRERPSHY, encoded by the coding sequence ATGTTCACGAGCAATCCCTTCGCCGAGCTTTCGGCCAACATACCCGTTGCCGTCATGCAAGGGTACATCATTCTAATGGTCCTGCTGGTGATCGTGGGGACCATACTCGACATGATGCACAAGAAGAGCGCGAAGTACTTTTTCCTGAATGCGGAGAAAGAAAAGAAGAACGCAAAGCGTCAAGTCGGAGTCGGAGAGAAAGCGGTCATCGCCGCGTCCGTTCTGTTGAACGAAGTGGCGACTTCCGGTGAATTCTGCAATCCCCGGCGCAGACTTTCCCATCTGCTGACCATGTGGGGCACCATCATTTTCGTCGCGACCACCGCGATCCTGATCTTCGGTTATCCCACCCCGGAGACGCCGGCGCCGGCCATCCTGCCGCAGCTCTGGCACATCGGCGCGCTGATGCTCGCCGTCGGCGGATACTGGTTCTGGTTCTTCATCCGGGTCGACGTCTCGGCGGAAGGCCTCACCTGGTGGCGTCTGGAGCGCGCGGATCTCTTCATCCTCTCGCTGCTCGCGACGGCGACCTTCGCGTTGCTCTGGTCGTTCACGCAGTACCGCGGCATCAGCGGCTGGTCGACGCTGTTCCTGGTTCTGTTCGCCCTCTCCGGCGTCGTGTTGTTCGGCGGCGTGTATTGGTCCAAGTTCGCGCACATGTTCTTCAAGCCCGCGGCCGCCTTTCAAAAGCGCGTCACCCGCGCCGACGGCTCGAGAGAAGACCTGCCCTTCGACTACGATCCGCGCGATCCCGAGGTGCAGAGAAAGTTTCCGGATCTTGCCGAGTACATGGGCAAGAACCCGCCCAACATGGGGCCGGGTATCCGCCGCGAGCGGCCGAGCCACTACTAA